One window of the Roseovarius sp. THAF9 genome contains the following:
- the cobO gene encoding cob(I)yrinic acid a,c-diamide adenosyltransferase: MSDPSEAEKTARHNEKMKKIKAARDRMMEDKTEEKGLIMVHTGPGKGKSSSGFGMILRCIAHGMPCAVVQFIKGNWVTGEAEMLRNRFAEECRFFISGEGFTWETQDRERDIAAAQNGWNIAKEQIRDPEMKFVLLDEINIALRYDYIDIDEVVDFLLHEKPAMTHVCLTGRNAKPELIEAADLVTEMSLVKHPFRDGIKAQKGVEF, translated from the coding sequence ATGTCCGACCCGTCCGAAGCGGAAAAGACTGCCCGCCACAACGAGAAGATGAAGAAGATAAAGGCCGCGCGCGACCGCATGATGGAGGACAAGACCGAGGAGAAAGGCCTGATCATGGTCCATACCGGACCGGGCAAAGGCAAATCGTCCTCGGGGTTCGGGATGATTCTGCGCTGTATCGCGCACGGGATGCCCTGCGCAGTGGTGCAGTTTATCAAGGGCAACTGGGTGACCGGCGAGGCCGAGATGCTGCGCAACCGGTTCGCGGAAGAATGCCGGTTCTTCATTTCGGGTGAAGGGTTTACCTGGGAGACGCAGGACCGGGAGCGCGACATCGCCGCCGCGCAGAACGGCTGGAACATCGCGAAAGAGCAGATTCGCGACCCTGAGATGAAGTTCGTGCTGCTGGACGAGATCAACATCGCGCTGCGCTATGACTATATCGACATCGACGAGGTCGTGGATTTCCTGTTGCACGAAAAACCTGCGATGACGCATGTGTGCCTGACGGGGCGCAACGCGAAACCCGAACTGATCGAGGCCGCCGACCTTGTAACCGAGATGAGCCTGGTGAAGCATCCGTTCCGGGACGGGATCAAGGCCCAGAAGGGTGTCGAGTTCTGA
- a CDS encoding DUF1636 domain-containing protein, translating into MSTPIELLICIKCRKGQEIPEDERRPGQRLYEEVTARALPDGVTVTPVECLQNCDSGCTAAMRGGERWTYLYGNLDETSHPDMLLEGAVLYQQTEDGLIPWRQRPEHFKRNCVARIPPLTAKADQ; encoded by the coding sequence ATGAGCACGCCCATCGAGCTGCTGATCTGCATCAAGTGCCGCAAGGGGCAGGAAATCCCCGAGGACGAGCGCCGTCCCGGCCAGCGCCTCTATGAGGAGGTCACGGCGCGTGCGCTGCCCGATGGCGTCACCGTGACTCCCGTCGAATGCCTGCAAAATTGCGACTCCGGCTGCACCGCCGCCATGCGCGGCGGCGAACGCTGGACCTATTTGTACGGAAATCTCGACGAAACGTCGCATCCCGACATGCTGCTTGAAGGCGCGGTCCTCTATCAACAGACCGAGGACGGGCTGATCCCATGGCGCCAGCGCCCCGAACACTTCAAGCGCAACTGCGTTGCGCGCATCCCACCCCTGACTGCAAAGGCTGACCAATGA
- a CDS encoding cobyric acid synthase encodes MPAIMIQGTGSNVGKSMLVAGLCRAARQRGLSVAPFKPQNMSNNAAVTANGGEIGRAQALQAMACGVALHTDMNPVLLKPETDVGAQVIVQGKRLTTAKASEYSGLKPTLLAAVQDSFARLRARHDLVIVEGAGSPAEINLRKGDIANMGFAAAADVPVVLCGDIDRGGVIAQIIGTQAVLPEADAARIGGFLINKFRGDPALFEDGYREIEARTGWRGYGVAPWFPEAWRLPAEDALDIADSPVQGAFHIVCLQLSRIANFDDLDPLTQESGVRVTMLQQGQVLPVDADLVIIPGSKSTRGDLDFLRRQGWDIDLLAHHRRGGRVLGICGGYQMLGRTVSDPAGIEGPPGDTPGLGLLDIETVMGGDKSLAQVEAHHVGLDLPFAGYEIHIGRSDGPDRARPFARVAGVAEGAVSADGRVAGSYLHGMFGDDRFRAAWLASNGADASDLGYRATVERTLDALAAHLEAHLDVGGLLALAR; translated from the coding sequence ATGCCCGCGATAATGATCCAGGGCACGGGATCGAACGTTGGCAAGTCGATGCTGGTGGCGGGCCTGTGCCGGGCAGCGCGGCAGCGGGGCTTGAGCGTGGCCCCGTTCAAGCCGCAGAACATGTCGAACAATGCCGCGGTGACGGCGAACGGTGGCGAAATTGGCCGTGCGCAGGCGTTGCAGGCGATGGCCTGCGGGGTGGCGCTGCACACCGATATGAACCCGGTTCTGCTGAAGCCGGAAACGGATGTTGGCGCCCAGGTGATCGTGCAGGGCAAGCGTCTGACCACGGCCAAGGCGTCGGAGTATTCCGGGCTGAAGCCGACGCTTCTGGCAGCGGTGCAGGACAGTTTTGCCCGTTTGCGGGCCCGGCATGACCTTGTGATCGTCGAGGGCGCAGGCTCGCCGGCCGAGATCAACCTGCGCAAGGGCGACATTGCGAACATGGGCTTTGCCGCGGCAGCGGATGTGCCAGTGGTTCTGTGTGGCGATATCGACCGCGGCGGCGTCATCGCGCAGATCATAGGCACGCAGGCGGTCCTGCCAGAGGCGGATGCGGCGCGTATCGGTGGCTTTCTCATCAACAAGTTCCGCGGTGATCCGGCGCTGTTCGAAGATGGATACCGGGAGATCGAGGCGCGCACCGGCTGGCGCGGCTATGGCGTGGCGCCGTGGTTTCCCGAGGCGTGGCGGTTGCCGGCGGAGGACGCGCTGGACATCGCCGACAGCCCGGTTCAGGGCGCGTTTCACATCGTCTGCCTGCAATTGTCGCGGATCGCGAATTTCGATGATCTCGACCCGTTGACGCAGGAGTCGGGCGTGCGGGTCACGATGCTGCAACAGGGGCAGGTGCTGCCAGTGGATGCGGATCTGGTTATCATTCCCGGTTCGAAATCGACGCGCGGCGACCTCGACTTCCTGCGCCGGCAGGGATGGGACATCGACCTTTTGGCGCATCACCGTCGCGGCGGCAGGGTGCTGGGCATTTGCGGCGGCTACCAGATGCTGGGGCGAACTGTCTCGGACCCGGCGGGGATCGAGGGGCCGCCGGGGGATACGCCGGGGCTTGGACTGCTGGACATCGAAACGGTCATGGGGGGCGACAAGAGCCTGGCCCAGGTCGAAGCGCACCACGTGGGACTGGACCTGCCGTTTGCCGGGTACGAGATCCATATCGGTCGCAGCGACGGCCCGGACCGCGCGCGGCCCTTCGCCCGGGTGGCTGGCGTGGCCGAGGGGGCGGTGTCTGCCGATGGTCGCGTGGCGGGCAGCTATCTGCACGGGATGTTCGGGGATGACAGGTTCCGTGCGGCCTGGCTTGCATCGAACGGGGCCGACGCCTCGGATCTGGGATACCGGGCGACGGTGGAGCGCACGCTGGATGCCCTGGCTGCACATCTTGAGGCGCATCTGGATGTCGGGGGCCTTTTGGCGCTCGCCAGATGA